The genomic stretch GGCTTATTGGTCGCAAGGTAGGCATGACCCGCCTGTTTACTGAGGATGGCGCAAGCGTCCCAGTTACAGTATTGGAAGTTGTACCTAACCGTGTGACACAGATTAAGACGATTGCTACTGATGGCTACACAGGCCTTCAAGTTGCATTCGGCGAACGTCGCGCTAGCCGTATCAACAAAGCTTTGACTGGGCACTATGCTAAGTCAGGCTCTGCTGCAGGTGCTGGTATCCAAGAATTTTCAGTTTCTGATGATGTGTTGGCAAACTACACTGCTGGCGCAACAATCTCAGTTGATATTTTCCAAGAAGGTCAAATGGTCGATGTGACTGGCACTTCTCTTGGTAAAGGTTTTGCTGGCGCGATTAAGCGTCACCACTTCTCATCAAACCGTGCATCTCACGGTAACTCAAGATCACACAATGTTCCAGGCTCAATCGGTATGGCGCAAGATCCAGGTCGAGTATTCCCTGGTAAGCGCATGCCTGGTCATTTAGGTGCTGTTCAAGTAACGACACAAAACCTTCAAGTGGTTCGTGTTGATGTTGAACGTAATCTATTGTTGATTAAAGGTGCTATTCCAGGCTCTAAGGGTGGCGATGTAGTTGTACGTCCTGCTGTTAAAGCCAAGTCTTCTAATAAGGCGGCCAAATAATGGAAATCAAATTAATCGACAAAAGCGGTAAGGTTACAAAGTCAGCTGTTGAGCTTTCAGATGTAACGTTTGCTCGTGAATTTAATGAGGCTTTGGTGCATCAAGTTGTTGTTGCATACCAAGCTAATGCCCGTACTGCGACTCGTGCTCAATTGGGTCGTGGTAACGTAAGTCACACTACACACAAACCATGGAACCAAAAAGGTACTGGTCGTGCACGTTCAGGTATGAGCTCAAGCCCTATCTGGCGTGGAGGTGGTCGTGCATTCCCTAATAGTCCTGATGAAAACTTCAGCCATAAAGTAAACCGTAAGGCTTACCGTGCTGGTATGTGTGCAATTCTTTCAGAACTTGTACGTCAAACACGTTTGTCAGTGATTGAAGAGTTTACTGTTGACACTCCAAAAACTAAAAACCTTGTTGAGAAAATCAAGGGTTTGGGTTTTGCTGAAGGTGTTTTGTTGTTGGTGGATGGTTTTGATGAAAACTTATATCTGTCAGCACGTAACATTCCTAACGTGTTAGTTGTTGAAGCTCAATACGTTGATCCTGTCAGCTTGGTTCGCTTCCCAAATGTGGTTGCTACTAAAGCTGCAGTGAAGAAGCTTGAGGAGATGCTAGCATGAGTGCGAATCTAAACTTAGTAAAAATCCAAGATCGTTTACTGCAAGTTATTTTGGCTCCGCAAATTACTGAAAAGGCAACTCGTATTGCTGATCAAAATCAGCAAATTGCTTTCAAAGTGCGTACAGATGCAACTAAACCAGAAATTATGGCTGCGGTTGAGCTTGTATTCAAAGTTGAAGTGCAATCCGTAACGGTAGTTAACGTTAAGGGTAAAGAGAAACGTGCTGGCCGCATTATGGGTCGCCGTAAAGACTGGAAGAAAGCTTATGTAAGCTTGAAACCAGGCCAAGAAATTAATTTTGCAGCGGGCGAATAGGAGAAATCATGGCACTGATTAAAGTCAAGCCAACTTCACCAGGTCGGCGCGCCGTAGTAAAGGTGGTAACACCTGATCTATATAAGGGCAAGCCTTATGCGCCGCTGCTGGAGAAGCAAAGCAAAAATGCGGGTCGTAATAATAACGGCCACATTACAATCCGTCACCAAGGTGGCGGTCATAAGCAACATTACCGTTTGGTAGATTTCCGTCGCAATAAAGACGGCATTCCAGCAAAGGTTGAGCATATTGAATACGATCCAAATCGTAGCGCACACATTGCGTTGTTATGTTATGCCGACGGGGAGCGTCGTTATATCATCGCTCCGCGCGGTGTAGCTGCTGGCGCACAGTTGATTAGTGGTTCAGATGCACCTATTAAAGTAGGTAACGCATTGCCATTACGCAATATCCCAGTAGGTAGCACGATTCATTGTATTGAATTGCAACCTGGTAAAGGTGCGCAGTTGGCTCGTTCAGCAGGTACTTCAGTGCAGCTTTTAGCTCGTGAAGGCAGCTACGCTCAATTGCGTTTACGTTCAGGTGAAGTTCGTCGTGTACACGTTGATTGCAAAGCAACGCTTGGTGAAGTGGGTAATGAAGAACATTCATTGCGCTCTATCGGTAAAGCTGGTGCGATGCGCTGGCGCGGTGTGCGTCCTACAGTCCGCGGTGTTGTAATGAACCCAGTTGATCACCCGCACGGTGGTGGTGAGGGTAAAACAGCTGCTGGTATGAATCCAGTGAGCCCATGGGGTACTCCAACCAAGGGTTATCGTACTCGTAGCAACAAGCGCACTGACAATATGCGTGTTTCACGCCGTCCTGCGAATAAGAGGTAATCAATATGGCACGTTCAATTAAAAAAGGTCCATTTATCGATGGTCACTTGGCTAAAAAAGTAGAAAAAGCTGCTGAAACGCGCGATCGTAAACCAATTAAAACTTGGTCACGTCGTTCTACAATTTTGCCTGACTTCATTGGTTTAACTATTGCGGTTCATAATGGCAAGCAACACGTACCTGTGTTGATTTCTGAAAACATGGTTGGCCACAAGCTCGGCGAATTTGCGTTAACACGCACTTTCAAAGGTCATGCAGCCGATAAGAAAGCTAAGAAGTAGGAGATGATGATGCAAGTATCTGCAGTATTAAAAGGTGTACATCTTTCTCCACAGAAAGCTCGCTTAGTAGCGGATTTGGTACGCGGTAAGAAAGTTGACCATGCACTTAACATTTTGCAATTCTCACCTAAAAAAGGTGCTGAAATTATCAAGAAAGTGCTTGAGTCAGCAATTGCTAATGCCGAACACAACAATGGTGCTGATATCGATGAGTTGAAGGTAACTTCAATCTACGTTGATAAAGGTATTGTGCTTAAGCGTATTCGTGCTCGTGCTAAAGGTCGCGCTGGTCGCATTACCAAACCAACTTGTCACATTAACGTGACAGTGGGTAACTAAAGGAATCGTTATGGGTCAGAAAATTCATCCAATTGGTTTCCGTCTGAGCGTCCAAAAGAACTGGACATCACGTTGGTATGCCAACAGCAAAAATTTCCCAGCAATGTTGAATAGCGACATTAAGGTACGCGAGTTCCTTAACAAAAAGCTAGCACACGCTGCTGTAAGCAAGATCGTGATTGAGCGTCCTGCAAAGAACGCAAAAATAACTATCTACAGTGCACGTCCAGGTATCGTGATTGGTAAGAAGGGTGAAGATATTGAAACTTTACGCTCTAGCATTCAGGGTTTGATGGGTGTACCTGTTCATTTGAATATTGAAGAAGTGCGTAAGCCAGAGATTGACGCTACTTTGATTGCACAGAGCATCGCTCAGCAATTAGAGAAACGTGTAATGTTCCGTCGTGCGATGAAGCGTGCGATGCAAAACGCGATGCGTTTAGGTGCTCAAGGTATCAAGATTATGAGTTCAGGCCGTTTGAACGGTATTGAAATTGCTCGTACTGAATGGTATCGCGAAGGCCGTGTGCCACTTCATACTTTACGTGCTGATATTGATTACGGTGTTGCAGAAGCATTAACAACATACGGAATCATCGGCATCAAAGTTTGGGTATTCAAAGGCGAAGTGTTTGACAACAAAGGTGAACAACCAGTTGTTGCGCCAGTCGCAGAACCAGAAAAGAAAGTAAGAAAGTCGGGGGCAAAAAATGCTACAGCCAGCTAGACAAAAATTCCGTAAGATGCAAAAAGGCCGTAATAAAGGTATTGCAACTACGGGTAATAAAGTAAGTTTTGGCGAATTCGGTTTGAAAGCAGTTGGTCGTGGTCGTCTTACTGCACGTCAAATTGAAGCAGCTCGTCGCGTGATGACACGTCATATTAAACGTGGTGGTCGCGTTTGGATTCGTATTTTTCCTGATCAGCCAATTTCTAAGAAGCCAGCTGAAGTTCGTATGGGTAATGGTAAAGGTAGTACTGAGTACTACGTTGCACAGATTCAGCCTGGAAAAATGCTTTATGAAATGGACGGTGTGAGTGAAGAGTTGGCGCGTGAAGCGTTCAAATTGGCAGCTGCGAAATTGCCAATTGAAACAACATTTGCTACACGTCATCTCGGGAGTTAATGATGAAAGCAACTGAATTAAGAGCGAAGTCTGTTGACGAGTTGAATGCTGAGTTAATCGAATTGCGTCGCGCACAGTTTTCTATGCGTATGCAATTGGCAACTCAACAACTCAACAAAGTTGATCAAATTCGTAAAGTTCGCAGAGATGTTGCACGTGTTCGCACAGTGCTTGCGGAAAAATCAAAGTCATCTGCTAAAGCAGCTTAAACGGAGTCATTATGAGTAACGATTTAGCAACAAATAAAGTCGTCCGTACATTAAGCGGTCGAGTAGTAAGTGACAAGATGGATAAAACAGTCACTGTTTTAGTTGAGCGTAAAGTGAAGCATCCATTGATCGGTAAAGTTATTCGCCGTTCAAATAAGTTTCACGCGCATGACGAAACAAATGAATGTAAAGAAGGTGATTTGGTTGTGATTGAAGAAACACGCCCACTTTCAAAAACAAAAACTTGGAAAGTTAGTAAAGTAGTTACTAAATCTACAGGTGTATAAATAATATTGCATCCGTCACGGATGCAATATATAATGTTGGACTTTTCGGCACTCATGGCTTCGGCCTAAGCTAGTGCCCCAATACTGACCGTAGTGCTGTCGGCCGTGGATGACAAGCGGCTGGTGTTGGTTTTAACGGATTAAGTTGGAGATTATTCTCATGATTCAAATGCAATCTCGGCTAGATGTTGCCGACAATACTGGTGCACGTTCTGTAATGTGTATCAAAGTGTTGGGCGGATCAAAGCGTCGTTACGCAAGTATTGGCGATGTTATCAAGGTCAGCATTAAAGATGCTGCACCACGTGGTCGCGTCAAGAAAGGCGAAGTTTATAGTGCTGTTGTTGTTCGTACAGCTAAAGGTGTTCGTCGTGCAGATGGCTCTTTAGTTAAGTTCGATAGCAACGCTGCTGTTTTGCTAAATAACAAGCTAGAGCCAATTGGCACTCGTATCTTTGGACCGGTTACACGTGAGTTACGTGGTGAGCGTTTCATGAAGATCGTTTCTTTAGCACCAGAAGTTTTGTAAGGATCTGCTAAATGAATAAAATTCGTAAAGGTGACGAAGTTATCCTGAATACAGGTAAGGATAAAGGTAAACGTGGCACAGTATTGAGTATTCTTGATACTGGTCATGTTGTAGTTGAAGGCGCAAACATGGTGAAGAAACATGCTAAGCCAAACCCAATGAAGGGTGTGGCTGGCGGTATCATCAATAAAGAGATGCCAATTGATATCTCTAATGTTGCTTTGTTTAATCCTGCCACCCAAAAGGGTGAACGTGTTGGCTTCAAAACGTTAGATGATGGACGCAAAGTGCGTGTATTCAAATCTAGCGGTGAAGTTGTTGACGCGTAAGCGCGAGAGGCATAAGAAAACAAATGGCTCGTTTAAAAGATTTCTATAAAGATACAGTGGTTAAGTCTTTGACCGAACAGTTCGGTTATAAGTCTCCAATGCAAGTGCCGCGAATCGAAAAAATCACACTCAATATGGGTGTTGGTGAAGCTGTTGCTGATAAAAAGGTAATGGAAAATGCGGTGGGTGATATGGAGAAAATCGCTGGTCAAAAACCAATTGTAACGAAAGCAAAGAAATCAGTTGCTGCGTTTAAAATTCGTGATGATTATCCTGTTGGTTGTAAGGTAACGTTGCGTCGTGAACGTATGTATGAGTTCTTGGATCGCTTAGTAACTGTTGCAATCCCTCGTATTCGTGACTTCCGTGGTATTTCTGCTAAATCATTTGATGGTCGTGGCAACTACAACATGGGCGTTAAAGAACAGATTATTTTCCCTGAAATTGAATACGACAAAATTGATGCGTTGCGTGGTATGAACATCACCATTACAACGACAGCAAAAACAGATGAAGAAGCGCGTGCACTTTTAACTGCATTCAGCTTCCCGTTTAGAAACTGAGGATCTCATGGCTAAGACATGTATGATTGAGCGCGAACAAAAACGTCGCGAAACGGTTGAAAAATACGCTGCTAAGCGTACTGAAATTATGGCGGTGCTTAACGACGTTAATGCAACTCCAGAAGATCGCCGTGCAGCACGTTTGAAGTTGCAAAGTTTGCCACGTAATGCAAGTCCAGTAAGACTGCGTAACCGCTGTGCTTTAACTGGTCGCCCACGTGGTGTGTTTAGTAAATTTGGCATTGCGCGTAGTAAATTGCGCGAGTTAATGATGCGTGGCGAAGTGCCAGGCGTCACTAAAGCTAGCTGGTAACGGAGGAATTTAACGATGAGTATGAGTGATCCGATTGCCGATATGCTAACCCGCATTCGTAATGCGCAAAGCACTAACAAGCCAACAGTATCTATGCCTTCATCTAAACTGAAGTGCGCTATTGCTAGCGTATTAAAAGATGAAGGTTACATTGATGAGTTTGGTGTGCAAACAGTTGATGGCAAACCAACATTAAACATTGGCCTTAAGTATTATGCTGGTCAACCAGTTATCGAGAAGATTGACCGCGTAAGCCGTCCTGGTCTTCGTGTATATCGTGGTAGTCAAGATATTCCTAAGGTAATGAACGGCCTAGGCGTGACCATCGTGTCTACGTCCAAGGGTGTAATGACTGATCGTAAAGCATCAGCTGCCGGTATCGGTGGTGAAGTGCTATGCGTAGTAGCTTAAGGAGCAAAAATGTCTCGTGTAGCTAAAAACCCGGTCGCTATCCCAGCTAAAGTTGAGGTAGTTTTGAACCCAGATAGTATTAATGTGAGTGGTCCGTTAGGTAAACTAACTCACCCACTTACAGGTGCAGTAACGTTAACGCGTGAAGGTGAAACAATCACTTTTGCTGCTGCTAACGATAGTCAGCATTCTCGTGCAATGTCAGGTACATTGCGTGCGTTAGTTGCAAATATGGTGAAAGGTGTATCCGAAGGATTCACACGTAAGTTATCTTTAGTTGGCGTTGGTTATAAAGCGCAGGCTCAAGGTGCTATGTTGAATTTGGAACTAGGTTACTCACATCCTATCAATCACAAAATGCCAGCTGGTGTTACTGTTGAAACTCCAACCCTTACAGAAGTTATTCTTAAGGGTGTTGATAAACAAGTAGTTGGTCAGGTTGCTGCTCAGATTCGTGGTTACAGAGCGCCAGAGCCTTATAAAGGCAAAGGTGTTCGTTACTCTGATGAAGTAGTGATTATTAAAGAAACCAAGAAGAAGTAAGGTTTAAACCATGAACAATGTAAATTCACGTTTGCGTCGCGCACGTAAAACCCGTGCCAAAATCGCCGAATTGAAAGTAACCCGTCTTTGTGTACACCGTAGTAACGGTCACATTTACGCTCAAATTATTGCTGAAACTGGCGATAAGGTATTAGCGAGTGCTTCTACGCTAGAAGCTGAGGTTCGCAAGAGTTTGGCAAATGGCGGCAATGTTGCTGCGGCAGCATTAATTGGTAAACGTATCGCTGAAAAGGCGAAAAAAGCTGGTGTTACTACAGTTGCGTTCGATCGTTCTGGTTATAAATACCATGGTCGTATTAAAGCGTTGGCAGAAGCTGCCCGCGAAAACGGCTTGTCCTTCTAATAGACGGGGTTGATGATGGCAAAAGAAATGGAACAACAGCAAA from Candidatus Methylopumilus turicensis encodes the following:
- the rplC gene encoding 50S ribosomal protein L3 gives rise to the protein MSLGLIGRKVGMTRLFTEDGASVPVTVLEVVPNRVTQIKTIATDGYTGLQVAFGERRASRINKALTGHYAKSGSAAGAGIQEFSVSDDVLANYTAGATISVDIFQEGQMVDVTGTSLGKGFAGAIKRHHFSSNRASHGNSRSHNVPGSIGMAQDPGRVFPGKRMPGHLGAVQVTTQNLQVVRVDVERNLLLIKGAIPGSKGGDVVVRPAVKAKSSNKAAK
- the rplE gene encoding 50S ribosomal protein L5 encodes the protein MARLKDFYKDTVVKSLTEQFGYKSPMQVPRIEKITLNMGVGEAVADKKVMENAVGDMEKIAGQKPIVTKAKKSVAAFKIRDDYPVGCKVTLRRERMYEFLDRLVTVAIPRIRDFRGISAKSFDGRGNYNMGVKEQIIFPEIEYDKIDALRGMNITITTTAKTDEEARALLTAFSFPFRN
- the rplF gene encoding 50S ribosomal protein L6, which gives rise to MSRVAKNPVAIPAKVEVVLNPDSINVSGPLGKLTHPLTGAVTLTREGETITFAAANDSQHSRAMSGTLRALVANMVKGVSEGFTRKLSLVGVGYKAQAQGAMLNLELGYSHPINHKMPAGVTVETPTLTEVILKGVDKQVVGQVAAQIRGYRAPEPYKGKGVRYSDEVVIIKETKKK
- the rpsS gene encoding 30S ribosomal protein S19, with the protein product MARSIKKGPFIDGHLAKKVEKAAETRDRKPIKTWSRRSTILPDFIGLTIAVHNGKQHVPVLISENMVGHKLGEFALTRTFKGHAADKKAKK
- the rplR gene encoding 50S ribosomal protein L18, yielding MNNVNSRLRRARKTRAKIAELKVTRLCVHRSNGHIYAQIIAETGDKVLASASTLEAEVRKSLANGGNVAAAALIGKRIAEKAKKAGVTTVAFDRSGYKYHGRIKALAEAARENGLSF
- the rplX gene encoding 50S ribosomal protein L24 encodes the protein MNKIRKGDEVILNTGKDKGKRGTVLSILDTGHVVVEGANMVKKHAKPNPMKGVAGGIINKEMPIDISNVALFNPATQKGERVGFKTLDDGRKVRVFKSSGEVVDA
- the rplV gene encoding 50S ribosomal protein L22: MQVSAVLKGVHLSPQKARLVADLVRGKKVDHALNILQFSPKKGAEIIKKVLESAIANAEHNNGADIDELKVTSIYVDKGIVLKRIRARAKGRAGRITKPTCHINVTVGN
- the rpsQ gene encoding 30S ribosomal protein S17; its protein translation is MSNDLATNKVVRTLSGRVVSDKMDKTVTVLVERKVKHPLIGKVIRRSNKFHAHDETNECKEGDLVVIEETRPLSKTKTWKVSKVVTKSTGV
- the rplP gene encoding 50S ribosomal protein L16: MLQPARQKFRKMQKGRNKGIATTGNKVSFGEFGLKAVGRGRLTARQIEAARRVMTRHIKRGGRVWIRIFPDQPISKKPAEVRMGNGKGSTEYYVAQIQPGKMLYEMDGVSEELAREAFKLAAAKLPIETTFATRHLGS
- the rpmC gene encoding 50S ribosomal protein L29; translation: MKATELRAKSVDELNAELIELRRAQFSMRMQLATQQLNKVDQIRKVRRDVARVRTVLAEKSKSSAKAA
- the rplB gene encoding 50S ribosomal protein L2, giving the protein MALIKVKPTSPGRRAVVKVVTPDLYKGKPYAPLLEKQSKNAGRNNNGHITIRHQGGGHKQHYRLVDFRRNKDGIPAKVEHIEYDPNRSAHIALLCYADGERRYIIAPRGVAAGAQLISGSDAPIKVGNALPLRNIPVGSTIHCIELQPGKGAQLARSAGTSVQLLAREGSYAQLRLRSGEVRRVHVDCKATLGEVGNEEHSLRSIGKAGAMRWRGVRPTVRGVVMNPVDHPHGGGEGKTAAGMNPVSPWGTPTKGYRTRSNKRTDNMRVSRRPANKR
- the rplW gene encoding 50S ribosomal protein L23 yields the protein MSANLNLVKIQDRLLQVILAPQITEKATRIADQNQQIAFKVRTDATKPEIMAAVELVFKVEVQSVTVVNVKGKEKRAGRIMGRRKDWKKAYVSLKPGQEINFAAGE
- the rplN gene encoding 50S ribosomal protein L14, which produces MIQMQSRLDVADNTGARSVMCIKVLGGSKRRYASIGDVIKVSIKDAAPRGRVKKGEVYSAVVVRTAKGVRRADGSLVKFDSNAAVLLNNKLEPIGTRIFGPVTRELRGERFMKIVSLAPEVL
- the rplD gene encoding 50S ribosomal protein L4, translated to MEIKLIDKSGKVTKSAVELSDVTFAREFNEALVHQVVVAYQANARTATRAQLGRGNVSHTTHKPWNQKGTGRARSGMSSSPIWRGGGRAFPNSPDENFSHKVNRKAYRAGMCAILSELVRQTRLSVIEEFTVDTPKTKNLVEKIKGLGFAEGVLLLVDGFDENLYLSARNIPNVLVVEAQYVDPVSLVRFPNVVATKAAVKKLEEMLA
- the rpsH gene encoding 30S ribosomal protein S8, yielding MSMSDPIADMLTRIRNAQSTNKPTVSMPSSKLKCAIASVLKDEGYIDEFGVQTVDGKPTLNIGLKYYAGQPVIEKIDRVSRPGLRVYRGSQDIPKVMNGLGVTIVSTSKGVMTDRKASAAGIGGEVLCVVA
- the rpsC gene encoding 30S ribosomal protein S3 translates to MGQKIHPIGFRLSVQKNWTSRWYANSKNFPAMLNSDIKVREFLNKKLAHAAVSKIVIERPAKNAKITIYSARPGIVIGKKGEDIETLRSSIQGLMGVPVHLNIEEVRKPEIDATLIAQSIAQQLEKRVMFRRAMKRAMQNAMRLGAQGIKIMSSGRLNGIEIARTEWYREGRVPLHTLRADIDYGVAEALTTYGIIGIKVWVFKGEVFDNKGEQPVVAPVAEPEKKVRKSGAKNATAS
- the rpsN gene encoding 30S ribosomal protein S14, coding for MAKTCMIEREQKRRETVEKYAAKRTEIMAVLNDVNATPEDRRAARLKLQSLPRNASPVRLRNRCALTGRPRGVFSKFGIARSKLRELMMRGEVPGVTKASW